Proteins co-encoded in one Cricetulus griseus strain 17A/GY chromosome 1 unlocalized genomic scaffold, alternate assembly CriGri-PICRH-1.0 chr1_1, whole genome shotgun sequence genomic window:
- the Osgep gene encoding probable tRNA N6-adenosine threonylcarbamoyltransferase isoform X5: MGAPLASVAVVARTVAQLWNKPLVGVNHCIGHIEMGRLITGAISPTVLYVSGGNTQVISYSEHRYRIFGETIDIAVGNCLDRFARVLKISNDPSPGYNIEQMAKRGKKLVELPYTVKGMDVSFSGILSFIEDVAQKMLATGECTPEDLCFSLQETVFAMLVEITERAMAHCGSKEALIVGGVGCNVRLQEMMAAMCQERGAQLFATDERFCIDNGAMIAQAGWEMFQAGHRTPLRESGITQSVALRPSFSERLLLLTPGGESFTSMYRWAWRWCSISSFFPSSVSLRQGLSM, encoded by the exons ATGGGAGCCCCATTGGCTTCTGTAGCTGTCGTTGCCCGTACTGTGGCCCAGTTGTGGAATAAGCCTTTGGTAGGTGTGAACCACTGCATAGGCCACATTGAAATGGGCCGCCTCATCACTGGAGCCATTAGCCCAACTGTTTTGTATGTCAGCGGAGGAAATACTCAG GTGATTTCCTACTCAGAACATCGTTACCGCATCTTTGGGGAAACTATTGATATTGCTGTGGGAAATTGTCTGGATCGTTTTGCTCGAGTGCTGAAG ATTTCCAATGACCCAAGTCCAGGCTACAACATTGAGCAGATGGCAAAGCG AGGCAAGAAGCTAGTTGAGCTGCCATACACTGTAAAGGGGATGGATGTCTCATTCTCAGGGATTCTGTCTTTCATCGAG GATGTAGCGCAGAAAATGCTGGCCACAGGGGAATGTACTCCTGAAGACCTGTGTTTCTCCTTACAG GAAACTGTGTTTGCAATGCTAGTGGAGATCACAGAGCGAGCCATGGCACACTGTGGCTCCAAGGAAGCCCTCATCGTAGGAGGAGTTGGAT GTAACGTGAGACTGCAGGAGATGATGGCAGCAATGTGCCAGGAGCGGGGAGCCCAGCTCTTTGCCACAGATGAGAG ATTCTGCATTGACAATGGAGCCATGATAGCCCAAGCAGGTTGGGAGATGTTTCAAGCTGGACATAGGACCCCTCTCAGAGAGTCTGGAATTACACAGAG CGTTGCGCTGAGACCTAGTTTTTCGGAAAGACTGCTTCTCTTAACGCCTGGTGGTGAGTCTTTCACATCCATGTACCGCTGGGCATGGAGGTGGTGCagcatctcttctttctttccctcctctgtctctttgagacagggcctctctatgtag